One stretch of Pedobacter riviphilus DNA includes these proteins:
- a CDS encoding response regulator, with protein sequence MKVNGKEGWQKTLSIHPDLIVSDVNMPEMNGIDLCRKIKADKRTAHLPVILLTALTSENEQLMGLETGANDYMPNLLTLRFFYRK encoded by the coding sequence GTGAAAGTAAATGGTAAAGAAGGCTGGCAAAAAACACTTTCTATACACCCTGATTTGATTGTTAGTGATGTGAATATGCCCGAAATGAACGGTATTGATCTTTGCCGGAAAATTAAAGCGGATAAGCGTACGGCTCATTTACCTGTGATATTACTTACTGCATTAACTAGTGAAAATGAACAATTGATGGGCCTTGAAACCGGTGCCAATGATTACATGCCAAACCTTTTAACTTTGAGATTCTTTTATCGAAAATAA
- a CDS encoding family 43 glycosylhydrolase, which yields MNKFIITIFFLQFSICAIAQSQSAQKPNTPGFYTNPIFSGDYPDPSILRDGDNYYMVHSSFEYYPGLLIWHSKDLINWKPVTHALHKHIGNVWAPDLVKYKNKFYIYFPANGTNYVVWADSINGKWSDPVDLKISNIDPGHITDEQGKRYLFFSNGGFVPLSDDGLSIIGEQKPSYKGWPIPRNWSIECFCLEGPKLIKRGEYYYITAAEGGTAGPVTGHMVVSARSKSLLGPWENSPYNPIIRTKDNTEKWASKGHGTIIDDVKGNWWMIFHAYEKDFYNKGRQTLLLPIEWTKDGWYKVKKDVNDSGPIKKPNLATSTSNFTLNDNFAGNKLKPQWSFFEELDTNRFKLANNSLTIKAKGNGVGNSSPLLCIPEDHSYTVDVEMLIEGKATGGLVLFYNSGASSGMLANKDDVLANLRGWQFAAEKDIVKNHVFLRLKNINNTVDMYYSKDGVNWNKIENSFEVSAMHHNVFSGFLSLRIGLCAIGEGKVTFKNFNYKAIK from the coding sequence ATGAATAAATTTATAATCACAATTTTTTTCCTGCAATTTAGTATTTGTGCAATAGCACAATCTCAGTCAGCCCAGAAACCGAATACCCCGGGTTTCTACACGAATCCAATTTTTTCTGGGGATTATCCTGATCCGAGTATACTGCGCGATGGCGATAATTATTACATGGTTCATTCGTCTTTTGAATATTATCCGGGTTTGTTAATCTGGCATTCAAAAGACCTGATCAACTGGAAGCCTGTAACCCATGCTTTGCACAAGCATATAGGCAATGTATGGGCTCCCGATCTGGTGAAATATAAAAACAAGTTTTACATCTATTTCCCCGCTAATGGCACCAACTATGTGGTTTGGGCAGATTCAATCAATGGCAAATGGAGTGATCCGGTCGATCTGAAAATTAGCAACATCGATCCTGGACATATCACAGATGAGCAAGGCAAAAGATATTTATTCTTTAGTAATGGCGGATTTGTACCCTTGTCTGATGACGGACTATCAATAATAGGTGAGCAAAAGCCTTCTTACAAAGGCTGGCCTATCCCAAGAAACTGGTCAATTGAGTGTTTTTGTCTGGAAGGCCCAAAATTAATTAAAAGAGGAGAATACTATTATATTACTGCGGCCGAAGGGGGAACAGCAGGTCCAGTAACTGGGCATATGGTTGTTTCTGCACGTTCAAAATCATTGCTGGGACCATGGGAAAATTCGCCATATAATCCGATTATCAGAACAAAAGACAATACTGAGAAATGGGCTTCAAAAGGGCATGGTACCATCATTGACGATGTAAAGGGCAACTGGTGGATGATATTCCACGCTTATGAAAAAGACTTTTACAACAAAGGCCGCCAAACTTTATTACTGCCAATAGAATGGACAAAAGATGGTTGGTACAAGGTAAAGAAGGACGTAAATGATAGCGGACCGATTAAAAAACCAAATTTGGCCACCTCTACATCTAACTTTACGCTGAACGATAACTTCGCAGGAAATAAATTGAAGCCACAATGGTCATTTTTCGAGGAACTGGATACCAATCGGTTTAAATTAGCCAATAACAGCTTAACCATTAAAGCAAAGGGAAATGGCGTAGGCAATAGTTCTCCGTTGTTGTGTATTCCTGAAGACCACTCTTATACCGTAGATGTAGAAATGTTAATCGAAGGAAAAGCAACCGGAGGTCTGGTTCTTTTTTACAATAGCGGTGCGTCTTCAGGCATGTTGGCTAACAAAGATGATGTACTCGCTAATTTGCGTGGCTGGCAGTTTGCCGCAGAAAAAGATATAGTCAAAAATCATGTATTCCTTCGTCTGAAAAATATAAATAACACGGTGGATATGTATTATAGCAAGGATGGTGTGAACTGGAATAAAATTGAAAACTCTTTTGAGGTTTCGGCCATGCACCATAATGTATTTAGTGGATTTTTGAGCTTACGGATAGGACTTTGTGCCATAGGAGAGGGGAAGGTAACGTTTAAGAACTTTAACTATAAAGCCATAAAATAA
- a CDS encoding LamG domain-containing protein produces MAATATRATGQDGTSIKLDGTSTSYATLPTGIVKTLSDFTVSSWVRMDALSNWMRVFDFGNSTAQYMFLTVQQGTPTVNGVKLSTVRYAAKNGGTELNVSANFAFPLDTWTHLAVTQSGNTAKLYINGTLAATNTNLNIKPSQLTASGTTTGTTLNYLGKSQFNDPLFKGSIDEFKIYSRALSDTEIANEGTSAGFSQSGNLSGIQSRSGIIPAQALAPESSSSNIIYPNPVKEQSFKVRLTPNLRDQTIKVTVRDVVGRIMQSGSHRAADRDLQVGLSGNYRLGVYFVYLNNLTPIRLIVDK; encoded by the coding sequence TTGGCCGCAACCGCAACCCGTGCAACCGGGCAAGATGGAACTTCGATTAAATTAGACGGAACAAGTACTTCTTATGCTACCCTGCCAACAGGAATTGTAAAAACTTTATCCGATTTCACCGTTTCGAGTTGGGTAAGGATGGATGCACTGTCTAACTGGATGCGTGTATTTGACTTTGGGAACAGTACTGCACAATATATGTTCCTTACCGTTCAGCAGGGAACGCCTACTGTAAATGGGGTAAAACTATCAACTGTTCGTTATGCCGCTAAAAACGGCGGGACAGAGTTAAACGTAAGTGCGAACTTTGCTTTCCCCTTGGATACCTGGACACATTTGGCCGTTACCCAATCAGGAAATACAGCAAAGCTGTACATTAACGGTACTTTGGCAGCCACCAATACCAACCTGAACATTAAACCTTCGCAGCTTACCGCTTCAGGTACAACCACAGGCACTACGTTGAATTACCTGGGTAAATCACAGTTCAATGACCCCCTTTTTAAGGGCTCAATTGATGAGTTTAAGATTTACAGCAGGGCACTAAGTGATACGGAGATTGCCAACGAAGGTACAAGCGCTGGCTTCAGCCAATCGGGTAATCTTTCAGGTATACAATCCCGATCAGGTATAATCCCGGCACAAGCCCTTGCTCCAGAATCTTCAAGCAGCAATATCATCTATCCTAACCCGGTTAAAGAGCAGTCTTTCAAAGTGAGGCTTACGCCTAACCTGAGGGATCAAACCATTAAAGTAACGGTTAGGGATGTTGTGGGTAGGATAATGCAGAGCGGAAGCCACCGTGCCGCAGACCGCGACCTGCAGGTAGGCCTTTCCGGAAATTACCGTTTAGGTGTTTATTTCGTGTACCTAAATAACCTGACACCGATCAGGCTGATCGTCGATAAATAA